One genomic segment of Cygnus olor isolate bCygOlo1 chromosome 20, bCygOlo1.pri.v2, whole genome shotgun sequence includes these proteins:
- the LOC121058039 gene encoding complement component 1 Q subcomponent-binding protein, mitochondrial translates to MLLARALRAAAAAIPAPRPLLPPPPRRRLVSALPPRAPPPGPALQPPARSLWQLGGGGGRAALLRPRRGSAGGVSCGCGGLHTEGDKAFAQFLADEIKEEKKIQKHKALPKVSGGWELEVHGTEAKLLRKVAGERITVTFNINNSIPPSVDEETQEDQKPDEQEPDITSTPNFVVEVVKDDTKQTLVLDCHYPEDEVGHEGEEESDIFTIREVSFQPTGEADWKDTNYTLNTDSLDWALYDHLMDFLADRGVDNTFADELIELSTALEHQEYIKFLEDLKSFVKCQ, encoded by the exons ATGCTGCTCGCACGGGCCctgcgcgccgccgccgccgccatcccCGCTCCTCgcccgctgctgccgccgccgccccgccgccgcctcgtGTCCGCCctcccgccccgcgcccccccgcccggccccgcgctgcagcccccggcccgcTCCCTCTGGCAgctggggggcggcgggggccgggccgcgctGCTCCGCCCGCGGCGGGGCTCGGCCGGCGGCGTCTCCTGCGGCTGCGGCGGCCTCCACACGGAGG GGGACAAAGCCTTCGCGCAGTTCCTGGCGGATGAGAtcaaggaggagaagaagatCCAGAAGCACAAGGCGCTGCCCAAGGTGTCCGGCggctgggagctggaggtgcACGGCACGGAGGCCAAGCTGCTCCGGAAGGTGGCCGGCGAGAG GATAACGGTTACGTTCAACATCAACAACAGCATTCCACCCTCGGTTGATGAAGAAACACAAGAAGATCAGAAACCCGATGAGCAGGAG ccTGATATTACATCAACTCCGAACTTTGTTGTGGAAGTAGTTAAAGACGATACAAAACAGACCCTTGTTCTTGACTGCCATTATCCCGAAGATGAG GTTGGGcatgagggagaggaggaaagcgACATCTTCACAATCAGGGAGGTCAGCTTTCAGCCCACTGGAGAAGCAGATTGGAAGGACACCAATTACACCCTCAATACAGATTCCCTTGACTGG GCTCTGTACGATCACTTAATGGATTTCCTGGCTGATCGAGGAGTGGACAACACGTTTGCTGATGAGTTAATTGAGCTCAGCACTGCGCTGGAACACCAGGAGTACATTAAATTCCTGGAAGACCTTAAAAGCTTTGTCAAATGTCAGTAA
- the RABEP1 gene encoding rab GTPase-binding effector protein 1 isoform X2, with protein sequence MEAHAEMENIKAIATVSENTKQEAIDEVKRQWQEEVASLQAVMKETVRDYELQYHHRLEQERAQWNQYRENVEREIAELRRRLSEGQEEENLENEMKKAQEDAEKLRSVVMPMEKEIAALKEKLTEAEEKIKELEASKVKELNHYLEAEKSCRTDLEMYVAVLNTQKSVLQEDAEKLRKELHEVCHLLEQERQQHNQLKHTWQKANDQFLESQRLLMRDMQRMEIVLTSEQLRQVEELKKKDQEDDDQQRLSKRKEQKQKDSDDETKASCSLAHEESLTQLSNEEVHLNSTHGSVHSLDADLLLSSGESFNKSENDMFKDGLRRAQSTDSLGTSGSLQSKALGYNNKAKSAGNLDESDFGPLVGADSVSENFDTASLGSLQMPSGFMLTKDQEKAIKAMTPEQEETASLLSSVTQGVESAYVSPSGYRLVSETEWNLLQKEVQNAGNKLGRRCDMCSNYEKQLQGIQIQEAETRDQVKKLQVMLRQANDQLEKTMKDKQELEDYMKQSAEDSGNQISLLMVKCQKSENFLSELQQAFSQAKRSVQEQMAVLTQSREQVSEELVRLQKDNESLQGKHSLHVSLQQAEDFILPEAAEELREMVLKYREDIISVRTTADHLEEKLKAEILFLKEQIQAEQYLKENIEETLQLEIENCKEEIASISSLKAELERIKVEKEQLESSSQENLQQLESLQEAKNTLEEQLKKETAAKANLEQLVFEEKNKAQRLQTELDVSEQVQRDFVKLSQTLQVQLERIRQADSLERIRAILNDTKLTDINQLPET encoded by the exons AGACTGTTCGTGACTATGAGCTCCAGTATCATCACAGGTTGGAGCAGGAACGAGCTCAGTGGAATCAGTATCGAGAAAATGTGGAACGGGAAATAGCAGAGTTAAGAAGGCGTCTGTCTGAAGGTCAAGAGGAGGAAAATCTAGAAAACGAAATGAAAAAG GCTCAGGAAGATGCTGAGAAGCTTCGTTCGGTTGTGATGCCTATGGAGAAAGAGATTGCAGCACTAAAAGAGAAATTgacagaagctgaagaaaaaataaaggagttaGAAGCATCAAAG GTTAAAGAACTGAACCATTATTTGGAAGCTGAGAAGTCATGTAGGACAGACTTAGAGATGTACGTGGCTGTTCTCAACACGCAAAAATCAGTACTGCAAGAAGATGCAGAGAAGTTGCGGAAAGAACTGCATGAAG TCTGCCATCTCTTAGAGCAAGAGCGGCAACAGCACAACCAGTTGAAACACACATGGCAGAAAGCCAACGACCAGTTCTTGGAGTCTCAGCGTTTGTTGATGAGAGACATGCAGCGTATGGAAATTGTTCTGACCTCTGAGCAGCTTCGACAAgttgaagaactgaaaaaaaaggatcag GAAGATGATGATCAGCAGAGACTTAGCaagagaaaggagcagaagcAAAAAGATTCAGATGATGAAACGAAAGCTTCATGTTCTCTAGCCCATGAGGAATCCCTTACCCAGCTCTCTAATGAAGAG GTGCATTTAAATAGCACCCATGGCTCAGTCCATTCGTTGGATGCAGACTTGCTTCTGTCTTCTGGTGAATCTTtcaataaatcagaaaatgacATGTTTAAAGATGGACTACGGAGAGCACAGTCAACAGACAGTCTGGGGACATCTGGATCTTTACAGTCCAAAGCTTTAGGatacaacaacaaagcaaaatctgCTGGGAATCTGGATGAGTCAGATTTTGGACCACTTGTTGGAGCAGATTCTGTGTCTGAGAACTTTGATACAGCTTCCCTTGGGTCTCTGCAAATGCCAAGTGGGTTTATGTTAACCAAAGATCAGGAAAAAGCAATCAAAGCAATGACGCCAGAGCAAGAAGAGACTGCTTCGCTTCTTTCCAGTGTTACACAAGGGGTAGAAAGCGCTTACGTGTCTCCTAGCGGGTACCGCTTGGTGAGCGAGACGGAGTGGAATCTTCTGCAGAAAGAG GTGCAGAATGCAGGGAACAAGCTGGGTAGACGCTGCGATATGTGCTCCAATTATGAGAAGCAGTTGCAAGGCATCCAGATTCAGGAGGCTGAGACAAGAGACCAG GTGAAAAAGCTGCAGGTGATGCTGAGGCAGGCCAATGACCAGCTGGAAAAGACTATGAAAGATAAACAAGAATTGGAGGATTATATGAAACAAAGTGCTGAAGACTCTGGTAATCAG atcTCTTTGCTTATGGTTAAGTGTCAGAAGTCGGAGAATTTCCTCAGTGAACTGCAGCAGGCGTTTTCACAAGCAAAGAGAAGTGTCCAGGAGCAAATG GCTGTCCTGACACAGTCAAGGGAGCAGGTTTCAGAAGAGTTGGTGAGACTGCAAAAAGATAATGAAAGTCTTCAAGGAAAACATAGCTTGCATGTGTCTTTACAACAAGCCGAAGATTTCATTctgccagaagcagcagag GAGCTCCGGgagatggttttaaaatatcGTGAAGACATAATTAGCGTGCGGACAACAGCAGATCACCTTGAGGAGAAACTTAAGGCGGAGATTCTATTCTTAAAAGAACAGATTCAAGCTGaacaatatttgaaagaaaacatagaaGAAACTCTACAGCTGGAAATAGAGAATTGCAAGGAGGAAATAG CTTCCATTTCCAGTTTAAAAGCTGAGttggaaagaataaaagtgGAGAAGGAACAG TTGGAAAGTTCTTCACAGGaaaacctgcagcagctggagagtcTGCAGGAAGCAAAAAACACTCTTGAAGAACAGTTGAagaaggaaacagcagcaaag gCAAACCTTGAACAGCTGGTGTTTGAAGAGAAGAATAAAGCTCAGCGGTTGCAGACTGAATTAGATGTCAGTGAGCAAGTGCAGAGAGATTTTGTAAAGCTTTCTCAGACGCTTCAG GTGCAGCTGGAGAGGATCCGGCAGGCAGATTCCCTGGAGAGAATCCGTGCAATCCTGAATGACACAAAACTGACGGACATTAATCAGCTACCTGAAACATGA
- the RPAIN gene encoding RPA-interacting protein gives MEEPLRGHRALYKAPGLAAPPWKEVYRRRCAERLRSGRAKLLERYRRAGAGHGGGTGPGALLVPEVMELEWHSLQAARRGDAAQVEVMGERSCYGTTADCCAFQMLEDPRELAVLDEIQQELILQEQLVIEEYEQSLQFDEECLNAMLDGLDASNKIICPVCRKNTLTVSCHSVFCQCGLYILTQGMTEQKLRALLENTLTEHSYRCFHNPEFTVTGGMEEETSLLMTCPAVSAAAFSLEGLQD, from the exons ATGGAGGAGCCGCTGCGCGGGCACCGCGCGCTGTACAAGGCGCCGGGCCTGGCCGCGCCGCCGTGGAAGGAGGTGTACCGCCGG CGCTGCGCCGAGAGGCTGAGGAGCGGCCGCGCCAAGCTGCTGGAGCGGTAccggcgggccggggccgggcacggGGGCGGCACGGGGCCGGGAGCGCTGCTGGTGCCGGAGGTGATGGAGCTGGAGTGGCACAGCCTGCAGGCAGCGCGGCGAGGCGACGCGGCGCAG GTGGAAGTCATGGGAGAACGTAGCTGCTACGGGACAACTGCTGACTGCTGTGCCTTTCAGATGCTAGAGGACCCCCGTGAGCTAGCTGTGCTGGATGAAATCCAACAGGAGTTGATCTTGCAAG AACAACTGGTTATAGAAGAATACGAGCAAAGCCTGCAGTTTGACGAAGAATGTCTCAATGCAATGCTTGATGGCTTGGATGCCAGCAACAAGATCATCTGCCCGGTGTGCAGAAA GAACACCCTGACTGTGAGCTGTCACTCAGTTTTCTGCCAGTGTGGCTTGTACATCCTTACACAG GGTATGACAGAACAGAAGCTTCGGGCACTTCTAGAAAACACTTTAACAGAACACAGCTACAGGTGCTTTCACAACCCAGAGTTCACAGTTACgggtgggatggaggaggaaaCAAGTCTCCTCATGACCTGTCCG gctgtttcagctgctgctttttcactgGAAGGACTTCAAGATTAA
- the NUP88 gene encoding nuclear pore complex protein Nup88 → MAAEWGPAEQWRAALPQHAVLGRLRERAAAAAGPSRPGAGPRAALSRNLLLGLDGDLLLWDGESGALHAISLRRLGGPEPGLGHYQTLLCINPPLFEVYQTLLSPTQHHVALVGTKGLTALELPKRWGKNSEFEGGKATVNCSTIPIAERFFTSSTSLTLKHAAWYPCETLEPHIVLLTSDNTIRIYSLKVPQTPIKVITLSDSEEETLTINKGRAYTASLGETAVAFDFGPLVPVPKNVLGQRGRDEVLAYPLYILYENGETFLTYISLIQSTGNLGKLLGPLPMHPAAEDNYGYDACAVLCLPCVPNILVIATESGMLYHCVVLDAEEDDEQSEKSWDPRSDLIPSLYVFECVELELALKLASGDEEEPLESDFSCPIKLHQDPKCPSRYHCTHEAGVHSVGLTWINKLHKFLGSDEEDKDSLQELGAEQKCFVEHILCTKPLPCRQPAPIRGFWIVSDILGPTMICITNTYECITRPLLSTVHPASPPLLCTREDKDVAVSPLRILADSQHSFEKHIRSILQRSTANPLLLKSADKDAAPPPEECLQLLSRATQVFREEYILKQDLAKEEIQQRVKLLLGQKKKQLEDLNYCREEKKSLREMAERLADKYEEAKEKQEDIMNRMKKVLRSFHSQLPVLSDSEKDMKKELQTIHDQLQHLSNAIRQVKMKKEYQQKKMEKGTSPRKPSITLSAYQSKCIQTVLKEEGEHIREMVKQINDIRSHVNF, encoded by the exons ATGGCGGCCGAGTGGGGCCCGGCGGAGCAGTGGCGCGCGGCCCTGCCGCAGCACGCCGTGCTCGGACGCCTCCGCGAGcgcgcggccgccgccgccggcccctcGCGGCCCGGGGCCGGTCCGAGGGCGGCGCTGAGCCGCAACCTGCTGCTGGGCCTGGACGGGGAcctgctgctgtgggatggCGAGAGCGGCGCCCTGCACGCCATCAGCCTCCGCCGCCTCGGCGGCCCCGAGCCGGGGTTGGGCCATTACcag ACGCTGCTGTGCATAAACCCGCCGCTGTTCGAGGTGTACCAGACGCTGCTGAGCCCCACGCAGCACCACGTGGCGCTCGTCGGCACCAAGGGGCTCACGGCCCTGGAGCTGCCCAAGCGCTGGGGCAAGAACTCCGAGTTCGAGGGTGGGAAGGCGACGGTGAACTGCAG CACCATTCCCATCGCTGAAAGGTTCTTCACAAGCTCGACGTCTCTGACTTTGAAGCACGCCGCGTGGTATCCCTGCGAGACGCTGGAGCCCCACATTGTGCTCTTGACTTCAGATAACACGATAAG GATTTACAGCCTGAAGGTACCTCAGACGCCCATCAAAGTGATTACTCTTTCAGATTCAGAGGAGGAGACTCTTACAATCAACAAAGG GAGAGCCTACACAGCGTCACTGGGAGAGACTGCGGTGGCGTTTGACTTTGGCCCGCTGGTGCCAGTCCCAAAGAATGTACTTGGACAGCGAGGGCGCGACGAAGTGCTGGCTTACCCGCTGTACATCTTATATGAAAATGGAGAGACGTTCCTCACGTATATCAGCCTGATACAGAG CACTGGAAATCTTGGCAAGCTGCTCGGCCCTTTGCCCATGCACCCTGCTGCAGAAGATAATTACGGCTATGATGCCTGTGCTGTCCTTTGCCTGCCTTGTGTTCCAAACATCCTGGTGATTGCCACTGAATCGGGAATGCTTTATCACTGTGTGGTACTGGATGCAGAAGAGGATGATGAGCAG TCAGAAAAGTCATGGGACCCAAGATCTGATCTTATTCCTTCCCTGTACGTGTTTGAATGTGTTGAGCTGGAACTTGCACTGAAACTGGCATCAGGAGATGAGGAAGAGCCTTTGGAGTCTGATTTCTCTTGCCCAATCAAACTGCATCAAG ATCCAAAATGTCCCTCTAGATACCACTGCACACATGAAGCTGGTGTCCATAGCGTGGGGTTGACGTGGATCAACAAACTGCACAAATTCCTTGGTTCAG ATGAagaagataaagacagtttacagGAGCTGGGCGCAGAACAGAAGTGCTTTGTTGAACACATTCTTTGTACAAAACCATTGCCATGCAG GCAACCTGCTCCTATCAGAGGATTTTGGATAGTCTCTGACATCCTGGGGCCTACGATGATCTGCATCACAAATACCTATGAGTGTATTACAAGGCCGCTCTT AAGTACAGTCCATCCTGCATCCCCTCCTCTACTGTGTACCAGGGAAGACAAAGATGTTGCTGTTTCCCCTCTCCGGATCCTGGCTGACTCCCAGCACTCGTTTGAGAAGCACATCCGAAGCATCCTGCAGCGTAGTACTGCCAATCCCTTGCTCCTGAA ATCTGCTGATAAAGACGCTGCTCCTCCCCCTGAAGAATGCCTTCAGCTTCTTAGCAGAGCCACACAAGTGTTCAGAGAAGAATATATACTGAAACAAGATTTGGCAAAAGAGGAAATTCAacaaag agtgaAGCTGCTGTTggggcagaaaaagaagcaactAGAAGATCTGAATTACTGTCGAGAAGAAAA GAAAAGTTTGCGGGAAATGGCTGAACGGTTGGCTGACAAGTATGAGGAAGCTAAAGAGAAGCAAGAAGATATTATGAATAG GATGAAGAAAGTACTTCGTAGTTTCCACTCTCAGCTTCCTGTTCTATCAGACAGTGAAAAAGATATGAAGAAGGAATTGCAGACAATACATGACCAGCTGCAGCACTTGAGCAATGCAATCAGACAG gttaaaatgaagaaggaataccagcagaaaaagatggaaaaaggtACTAGCCCACGAAAACCCAGCATCACCCTCAGTGCCTACCAGAGCAAGTGCATCCAAACCGTTCTGAAAGAAGA ggGAGAACACATAAGGGAAATGGTAAAACAGATCAATGACATCAGAAGCCACGTGAACTTCTAA